From one Octopus bimaculoides isolate UCB-OBI-ISO-001 chromosome 1, ASM119413v2, whole genome shotgun sequence genomic stretch:
- the LOC106875215 gene encoding ubiquitin carboxyl-terminal hydrolase 32 isoform X2 has protein sequence MDEKYKTLKKELSKLTDIAANQILFVEIFGSIVKTLPQDNQKVRTLLGGSLYAYELPPPASNSDTDIGSTDSSIAIITASVSTTTNSTAIPTTAGKECIGLSEIQRGLSTRRSPYHSVNKNGSNSGSLPQNNSWDSPSQNSDFSSHSCLTNGNSGSSNGHSRNPSNASSCSSSLSDSLTRSVGDVFKGFIIAVHRKMIHVDDYFLSSQKAHPDLFGTPLILPCQESTSNQNLYQFVWTQVARLVSPLPPSEAKIPNHAQDCDDSLGYEYPFTLKVVQKDGFACAWCPWYKFCRGCVIDCNTNVFNFGSSFVAIDWEPTALHLRYQTSNEKFIQEHRSVEESRRLQTEPIDLDTCLQAFTKEEELGEDELYCCSKCNKHCLASKKLDIWRLPPILIINLKRFQCLNGRWVKSHKIVKFPFKDFDPSSYIAPRARQYKKINTDHIELTNISEEDQCNRNVIKNGVTNHESSNFANESSSLPTIPTIQKEPVSNHVENCLQPCSNSDSVENSSSCKRQRVMHSNSKESSMQELHQPLTNGDSFSKYIDVKEIENQSKEKNCSALSPDSDCDDNNVRYDLYAVSCHTGILGGGHYVAFAKNPNNRWYCYNDSSCKEVFWEQVDGNSAYILFYERQGVKFSKFMPDVSEKEPDIQEIDDEFESEYRKI, from the exons atggatgaaaaatataaaactttaaagAAAGAACTTAGTAAACTCACTGACATTGCTGCAAACCAAATCCTTTTTGTAGAAATATTTGGCTCAATTGTAAAG ACGCTACCTCAAGATAATCAAAAAGTTCGAACTCTACTTGGAGGAAGTCTATATGCTTATGAGTTACCTCCTCCTGCCTCAAATAGTGACACTGATATTGGTTCAACAGATTCATCAATTGCAATTATTACAGCTTCTGTCAGCACTACAACTAATTCTACAGCAATTCCAACAACAGCTGGGAAAGAATGTATTGGGTTAAGTGAAATACAAAGGGGATTATCAACAA GAAGAAGTCCATATCACAGTGTAAACAAGAATGGATCAAATTCTGGCTCACTTCCTCAAAACAATAGTTGGGACTCCCCATCTCAAAATTCAGACTTTTCTTCTCATTCCTGCCTGACTAATGGTAATTCTGGAAGCAGTAATGGCCATTCACGGAATCCAAGTAATGCCAGTTCTTGTAGTAGCTCACTAAGTGACAGTTTAACACGATCTGTTGGTGATGTTTTCAAAGGATTTATTATTGCAGTTCATAGGAAGATG atcCATGTGGATGACTATTTCTTGTCATCTCAGAAAGCCCATCCAGATCTGTTTGGTACACCTTTAATTTTACCATGTCAAGAAAGCACATCTAATCAGAATCTTTACCAATTTGTCTGGACTCAAGTGGCCCGCTTAGTGAGcccactaccaccatcagaaGCTAAGATTCCGAATCATGCACAAGACtg TGATGACAGTCTTGGCTATGAATATCCATTTACACTTAAAGTGGTTCAGAAAGATGGTTTTGCCTGTGCCTGGTGTCCTTGGTACAA gttcTGCCGAGGCTGTGTAATTGATTGTAATACAAACGTATTTAACTTTGGTAGCTCATTTGTGGCTATTGACTGGGAACCTACAGCTTTGCATCTGCGATACCAAACAAGCAATGAGAAG TTTATTCAAGAGCATCGTAGTGTAGAGGAAAGTCGCAGACTACAAACAGAACCCATTGATCTTGACACGTGCCTTCAAGCATTTACTAAAGAAGAAGAGCTTGGGGAAGATGAACTCTACTGCTGCTCCAAATGCAATAAACACTGTTTAGCATCAAAAAAGCTTGACATTTGGCGATTACCACCTATTTTA atTATAAATTTGAAGCGCTTCCAGTGTTTAAATGGGCGCTGGGTTAAATCTCATAAAATTGTCAAGTTTCCTTTCAAAGACTTTGATCCTAGTTCTTATATAGCACCTCGTGCCAGacaatacaagaaaataaacactgATCATATAGAACTGACCAATATTAGTGAAGAAGACCAATGCAATCGTAATGTAATTAAAAATGGTGTCACCAACCATGAAAGTAGTAATTTTGCTAATGAATCTAGTTCCCTTCCAACCATTCCTACCATTCAAAAAGAACCTGTTTCTAATCATGTAGAAAATTGCTTACAGCCTTGCTCCAATTCAG ATTCTGTTGAAAATAGCAGTAGCTGCAAACGACAGCGGGTAATGCACAGCAACAGCAAAGAATCATCAATGCAAGAACTGCACCAACCATTGACTAATGGTGATTCATTTTCAAAGTACATTGAtgttaaagaaatagaaaaccaatcaaaagaaaaaaactgctcAGCTCTAAGTCCAGACTCTGACTGTGATGACAACAATGTTCGCTATGATCTTTATGCTGTCTCA tgtCATACTGGCATTCTTGGTGGTGGACACTATGTAGCATTTGCCAAAAATCCTAATAATCGATGGTACTGTTACAATGACAGTAGCTGCAAG GAAGTGTTTTGGGAGCAAGTTGATGGAAATTCTGCctacattttgttttatgaacGTCAAGGTGTCAAATTTAGTAAATTTATGCCTGATGTATCAGAAAAGGAGCCTGATATACAAGAAATTGATGATGAATTTGAATCGGAATATCGCAAAAT
- the LOC106875215 gene encoding ubiquitin carboxyl-terminal hydrolase 32 isoform X1 yields MDEKYKTLKKELSKLTDIAANQILFVEIFGSIVKTLPQDNQKVRTLLGGSLYAYELPPPASNSDTDIGSTDSSIAIITASVSTTTNSTAIPTTAGKECIGLSEIQRGLSTRRSPYHSVNKNGSNSGSLPQNNSWDSPSQNSDFSSHSCLTNGNSGSSNGHSRNPSNASSCSSSLSDSLTRSVGDVFKGFIIAVHRKMIHVDDYFLSSQKAHPDLFGTPLILPCQESTSNQNLYQFVWTQVARLVSPLPPSEAKIPNHAQDCDDSLGYEYPFTLKVVQKDGFACAWCPWYKFCRGCVIDCNTNVFNFGSSFVAIDWEPTALHLRYQTSNEKFIQEHRSVEESRRLQTEPIDLDTCLQAFTKEEELGEDELYCCSKCNKHCLASKKLDIWRLPPILIINLKRFQCLNGRWVKSHKIVKFPFKDFDPSSYIAPRARQYKKINTDHIELTNISEEDQCNRNVIKNGVTNHESSNFANESSSLPTIPTIQKEPVSNHVENCLQPCSNSDSVENSSSCKRQRVMHSNSKESSMQELHQPLTNGDSFSKYIDVKEIENQSKEKNCSALSPDSDCDDNNVRYDLYAVSCHTGILGGGHYVAFAKNPNNRWYCYNDSSCKEVFWEQVDGNSAYILFYERQGVKFSKFMPDVSEKEPDIQEIDDEFESEYRKMCVIQ; encoded by the exons atggatgaaaaatataaaactttaaagAAAGAACTTAGTAAACTCACTGACATTGCTGCAAACCAAATCCTTTTTGTAGAAATATTTGGCTCAATTGTAAAG ACGCTACCTCAAGATAATCAAAAAGTTCGAACTCTACTTGGAGGAAGTCTATATGCTTATGAGTTACCTCCTCCTGCCTCAAATAGTGACACTGATATTGGTTCAACAGATTCATCAATTGCAATTATTACAGCTTCTGTCAGCACTACAACTAATTCTACAGCAATTCCAACAACAGCTGGGAAAGAATGTATTGGGTTAAGTGAAATACAAAGGGGATTATCAACAA GAAGAAGTCCATATCACAGTGTAAACAAGAATGGATCAAATTCTGGCTCACTTCCTCAAAACAATAGTTGGGACTCCCCATCTCAAAATTCAGACTTTTCTTCTCATTCCTGCCTGACTAATGGTAATTCTGGAAGCAGTAATGGCCATTCACGGAATCCAAGTAATGCCAGTTCTTGTAGTAGCTCACTAAGTGACAGTTTAACACGATCTGTTGGTGATGTTTTCAAAGGATTTATTATTGCAGTTCATAGGAAGATG atcCATGTGGATGACTATTTCTTGTCATCTCAGAAAGCCCATCCAGATCTGTTTGGTACACCTTTAATTTTACCATGTCAAGAAAGCACATCTAATCAGAATCTTTACCAATTTGTCTGGACTCAAGTGGCCCGCTTAGTGAGcccactaccaccatcagaaGCTAAGATTCCGAATCATGCACAAGACtg TGATGACAGTCTTGGCTATGAATATCCATTTACACTTAAAGTGGTTCAGAAAGATGGTTTTGCCTGTGCCTGGTGTCCTTGGTACAA gttcTGCCGAGGCTGTGTAATTGATTGTAATACAAACGTATTTAACTTTGGTAGCTCATTTGTGGCTATTGACTGGGAACCTACAGCTTTGCATCTGCGATACCAAACAAGCAATGAGAAG TTTATTCAAGAGCATCGTAGTGTAGAGGAAAGTCGCAGACTACAAACAGAACCCATTGATCTTGACACGTGCCTTCAAGCATTTACTAAAGAAGAAGAGCTTGGGGAAGATGAACTCTACTGCTGCTCCAAATGCAATAAACACTGTTTAGCATCAAAAAAGCTTGACATTTGGCGATTACCACCTATTTTA atTATAAATTTGAAGCGCTTCCAGTGTTTAAATGGGCGCTGGGTTAAATCTCATAAAATTGTCAAGTTTCCTTTCAAAGACTTTGATCCTAGTTCTTATATAGCACCTCGTGCCAGacaatacaagaaaataaacactgATCATATAGAACTGACCAATATTAGTGAAGAAGACCAATGCAATCGTAATGTAATTAAAAATGGTGTCACCAACCATGAAAGTAGTAATTTTGCTAATGAATCTAGTTCCCTTCCAACCATTCCTACCATTCAAAAAGAACCTGTTTCTAATCATGTAGAAAATTGCTTACAGCCTTGCTCCAATTCAG ATTCTGTTGAAAATAGCAGTAGCTGCAAACGACAGCGGGTAATGCACAGCAACAGCAAAGAATCATCAATGCAAGAACTGCACCAACCATTGACTAATGGTGATTCATTTTCAAAGTACATTGAtgttaaagaaatagaaaaccaatcaaaagaaaaaaactgctcAGCTCTAAGTCCAGACTCTGACTGTGATGACAACAATGTTCGCTATGATCTTTATGCTGTCTCA tgtCATACTGGCATTCTTGGTGGTGGACACTATGTAGCATTTGCCAAAAATCCTAATAATCGATGGTACTGTTACAATGACAGTAGCTGCAAG GAAGTGTTTTGGGAGCAAGTTGATGGAAATTCTGCctacattttgttttatgaacGTCAAGGTGTCAAATTTAGTAAATTTATGCCTGATGTATCAGAAAAGGAGCCTGATATACAAGAAATTGATGATGAATTTGAATCGGAATATCGCAAAATGTGTGTAATCCAGTGA